The nucleotide sequence TAGCTTACCCGGCCCTTGCTGAACTGTGAAATAAAGGTGCCGGTTGTGCCTATAAGGCCCACCGCCGTAGCCATGCACGAAATGCTCATGACCACAGCCAGCACCACCGTACTGGCACTGCCAAAAAGCCCGCCCACCAGATAGGCCGCCAGCGCGCCCTTTTCCGTATCTGCCGGGTACAGGCTCGAGCCGGTTGCCCCAAGGTAGCACAAACCGCCATAGATGACGAACAGCAGCGCACCCGCCACAAGGCTTGACAGGCCCACGGACAGGGCCTTTTGGCTGCCGCTCGTGTAGCCCTTGTTTTTCAGCGCGGTCACGATAACAAAGCCAAAAACCAGCGAGGCCATGACGTCAAGCGTCTGGTATCCGGCCAGAATGCTGTTCCAGGCCACGTTGGCGTCATGCACATCGGCATTGATGCGCCCCAGAGGCCAGGCCACAGCCGCGATCACAATAAGGATAAAACCGCCGATCTTGATGGGCGAAAGATACCGGGCAATGGCATCCACCATATTTGACTCGCGGTAGGCAAGTACGGTGGAAATGCCAAAAAACACCACGGAATAGAGCACCTTGGCCAGCGTTATTCCCTTGGAGGAATAGCCCAGCGGCGCAAACGAAATGGCAAAGGCTGTGGCCCCTGTTCGCGGTATGGCCAGCAAAGGACCTATGCACAAAATAATGGCGCTCATCATGAGCATGGCAGGCAAAGCGCCAAGCCGGTGGAACAGGCCCTCTTTGCGGTCTATGCACGATGACGCAAGCATGGCGTAGATGGTCAGCAGCGCAAGCCCCACATCGGCGGCATAGTAAC is from Desulfovibrio desulfuricans and encodes:
- the brnQ gene encoding branched-chain amino acid transport system II carrier protein, translated to MNKKLLRDSFVVGAALFSMFFGAGNVVFPLYIGLTAGTQWFTGFLCYYAADVGLALLTIYAMLASSCIDRKEGLFHRLGALPAMLMMSAIILCIGPLLAIPRTGATAFAISFAPLGYSSKGITLAKVLYSVVFFGISTVLAYRESNMVDAIARYLSPIKIGGFILIVIAAVAWPLGRINADVHDANVAWNSILAGYQTLDVMASLVFGFVIVTALKNKGYTSGSQKALSVGLSSLVAGALLFVIYGGLCYLGATGSSLYPADTEKGALAAYLVGGLFGSASTVVLAVVMSISCMATAVGLIGTTGTFISQFSKGRVSYRTVAVCTGLFSMVISNVGLDIIIAVAAPILTFLYPGTLVVIVLSLFDRYIRNDNIFRFATVGALLSSGLSVLEGFGLPLSITASLPFESVGLGWIAPACIFGLAGCLVRPRAQA